The following proteins come from a genomic window of Ilumatobacter coccineus YM16-304:
- a CDS encoding DUF72 domain-containing protein, whose amino-acid sequence MTDVGDPSSAPVLRVGCPMWAHQPWVGTYLSPGNKGRELAEYSRRCNAVEGNTTFYAEPNERTVARWTEQAHPDFSFVFKLPRTITHEHRLRATDTLVASFLDRIEPLGDRIGPVHIQLPPSLGPDSIATLDAFCRSLSRHVAWVVELRHAGFFAGGAQRAVDELLARHHIGRVVLDTRPLYAAPPRSEASLDERTSKPKLPVLVDHVGRSPVIRVIGQDDPTGTLDGLRTWVPQIVAWLDAGREPYLFVHQPENLDSPRLAREIHAEVAALRPDLAPLPEPLPIAPRSEIVGQDSLFS is encoded by the coding sequence ATGACCGACGTGGGTGACCCGTCCAGCGCACCGGTCCTTCGGGTCGGTTGCCCGATGTGGGCGCACCAACCGTGGGTCGGCACGTATCTGTCGCCGGGCAACAAGGGGCGGGAACTGGCGGAGTACTCACGACGCTGCAACGCCGTCGAGGGAAACACGACGTTCTACGCCGAGCCGAACGAGCGAACGGTCGCCCGATGGACCGAGCAGGCTCACCCCGACTTCTCGTTCGTGTTCAAACTGCCCCGCACGATCACGCACGAACACCGGCTGCGCGCCACCGACACGTTGGTGGCGTCGTTCCTCGATCGGATCGAGCCACTCGGCGATCGGATCGGCCCGGTCCACATCCAGCTCCCGCCGTCGCTGGGGCCCGACTCGATCGCCACGCTCGACGCCTTCTGCCGCTCGCTGTCGCGCCACGTCGCCTGGGTCGTCGAGTTGCGGCACGCCGGGTTCTTCGCCGGTGGGGCGCAGCGCGCCGTCGACGAGTTGCTCGCCCGTCACCACATCGGCCGCGTCGTGCTCGACACCCGTCCGCTGTACGCCGCTCCCCCACGCTCCGAGGCGTCGCTCGACGAACGCACCAGCAAACCGAAGCTTCCGGTGCTCGTCGACCACGTCGGGCGCTCCCCGGTGATCCGGGTGATCGGGCAGGACGATCCCACCGGCACGCTCGACGGGTTGCGTACGTGGGTCCCGCAGATCGTGGCGTGGCTCGATGCGGGCAGGGAGCCGTACCTGTTCGTGCACCAGCCCGAGAACCTCGACTCACCGCGCCTGGCCCGCGAGATCCATGCCGAGGTGGCAGCGCTCCGCCCCGACCTCGCTCCGCTTCCCGAGCCACTCCCGATCGCACCTCGATCCGAGATCGTCGGTCAGGATTCGCTCTTCTCGTGA
- a CDS encoding UvrD-helicase domain-containing protein gives MSNVLSDQPARDLISSTGLDQTLFVEAGAGTGKTTQLVDRIVRTVLEREVPLSEIAAITFTEAAASELQARIRVQFERAADTDDPVVRSRAMQAIADADLAAISTVHGFASRILGEFAVAAGLPPRVSVLDEVASQLAHEERWGRFVDMLDAEPSYDELLYRAALIDVPLTPRFAGQASFKDVAANFAQNWDRLGELIDETPAPLGPIDFGPFDRAVATLAAAPADCTDTTDLLYAHLQAVLPEMQAAVAVADPHRKLRRLQALYRAGAYRRGASRAAWGRGKGGAKGKWSTDVKEVKGLIDEVNDALAAVLDQVSHDVLDRLMRLVAREVHHAAQERRSNGGLEFHDLLVLARQVLRDNAEVRRALHARYRHVLLDEFQDTDPIQIELASLIAATPADEQPARWQEHAVDGGRLFFVGDPKQSIYRFRRADIELFLEARDAYGEAGNGAVRLDTNFRTVPPIIDWVNGLFSDAMAEEVPGAQPKYEPLHAGRSFDSDADHRPVVLGGEHPDPKVKAGELRTTEAADVAGIVAHIESSPGDWPVFDEHDRTWRPARLSDVTILIPTRTSLTYLREALDERSLPYRLATGTLVYDTQEVRDALAVLRAIDDPNDTLSLIAALRSPLYGCSDVDLYEYHQAHRRWSLRNDTPDQLGDDHPVVSALAHLRTLWEQRWWITPANMLERVLRERHGFLLGYGTRRPAEVWRRLRFLVDQARSFEESNGGGLRSFLDWAALQSSDGSRVHEPMLPETDDDAVQIITIHGSKGLEFPITILSGMTTAAAGRRNGVSVLWGASGPPEVKLRAGVATAEHSTRADIEEEMDDHEKLRLLYVAATRARDHLIVSGHHKASNNEQASFATRMAMFGATHPELCRTVDLTGLDGAGRQRDEPGDRTASTETTSPTGATTTSDAAAGSAAGADPTAALTERQRWIDERAALVAPFDRPRTLSATAIARSVDATVADTDDDTVEPSPGEGPAVVRKKGRAGSAIGSAVHATLEFVDFHTRAELAALTTRQCELHAIPDAIDVVLALVTSALDSDAVELARAHRSYRELYVAAPLGDVMVEGYIDLLVETPDGLVIVDYKSDSASSPREIDEKLAAYELQGAAYAVALEASTGLDVAECRFVFCKSNGAIERSVDDLAGAKQRVRDAVAAGIDPSRPAPTASSEPMSPAVEPASIDEVPPPTDADAPPLDEPGQASLFDI, from the coding sequence ATGAGCAACGTGCTGAGCGACCAACCCGCCCGTGACCTCATCAGTTCGACCGGCCTCGACCAGACCCTCTTCGTCGAAGCCGGTGCAGGTACCGGAAAGACCACACAGCTCGTCGACCGCATCGTGCGCACCGTGCTCGAACGCGAGGTGCCGTTGTCCGAGATCGCGGCCATCACGTTCACCGAGGCCGCCGCCAGCGAACTGCAGGCGCGCATCCGCGTGCAGTTCGAGCGAGCTGCCGACACCGATGACCCGGTCGTTCGCAGCCGGGCGATGCAGGCGATCGCCGATGCCGACCTCGCCGCCATCTCCACGGTGCACGGGTTCGCCAGCCGAATCCTCGGCGAATTCGCCGTGGCGGCCGGGCTCCCGCCTCGGGTGAGCGTGCTCGACGAGGTCGCTTCGCAACTGGCGCACGAAGAACGGTGGGGCCGTTTCGTCGACATGCTCGACGCCGAGCCGAGCTACGACGAGTTGCTGTATCGGGCAGCGCTGATCGACGTGCCGCTGACCCCGCGTTTCGCCGGCCAGGCGTCGTTCAAGGACGTCGCCGCCAACTTCGCGCAGAACTGGGACCGGCTCGGCGAACTCATCGACGAAACCCCGGCGCCGCTGGGTCCGATCGACTTCGGGCCGTTCGACCGGGCGGTCGCCACGCTCGCCGCAGCGCCGGCCGACTGCACCGACACGACCGACCTGCTGTACGCACACCTCCAGGCCGTGCTCCCCGAGATGCAGGCCGCGGTCGCCGTCGCCGACCCGCATCGCAAGCTGCGGCGCCTCCAGGCGCTGTACCGGGCGGGCGCCTACCGGCGTGGTGCGAGCCGAGCGGCCTGGGGTCGCGGCAAGGGGGGAGCGAAGGGGAAGTGGTCGACCGACGTCAAGGAGGTGAAGGGCCTCATCGACGAGGTCAACGATGCGTTGGCCGCGGTGCTCGATCAGGTCAGCCACGATGTGCTCGATCGGTTGATGCGGTTGGTGGCACGCGAGGTCCACCACGCCGCGCAAGAACGCCGCAGCAACGGCGGGCTCGAGTTCCACGATCTGCTCGTGCTGGCCCGCCAGGTGTTGCGTGACAACGCCGAGGTCCGGCGAGCGCTGCACGCGCGCTACCGCCACGTGCTCCTCGACGAGTTCCAAGACACCGACCCGATCCAGATCGAGTTGGCGTCGCTCATCGCCGCCACCCCGGCCGACGAGCAACCGGCGCGGTGGCAGGAACACGCCGTCGACGGCGGACGACTGTTCTTCGTCGGCGACCCGAAGCAGTCGATCTATCGGTTCCGGCGAGCCGACATCGAACTGTTCCTCGAAGCACGAGATGCGTACGGCGAGGCCGGTAACGGAGCCGTGCGACTCGACACCAACTTCCGCACCGTGCCGCCCATCATCGACTGGGTCAACGGTCTGTTCTCCGACGCCATGGCCGAGGAGGTTCCGGGAGCGCAGCCGAAGTACGAGCCGCTGCACGCCGGTCGCTCGTTCGACTCGGACGCCGACCACCGGCCCGTCGTGCTCGGCGGAGAGCACCCCGATCCGAAGGTCAAGGCGGGCGAACTGCGCACCACCGAAGCTGCCGACGTCGCCGGCATCGTCGCCCACATCGAGTCGTCGCCCGGCGACTGGCCGGTCTTCGACGAGCACGATCGCACGTGGCGCCCGGCTCGCCTGAGCGATGTGACGATCCTCATCCCGACGAGGACCTCGCTCACCTACCTGCGTGAAGCGCTCGACGAACGCTCGCTGCCGTATCGCCTGGCAACGGGCACGCTCGTCTACGACACGCAGGAGGTGCGTGATGCGCTCGCCGTGCTGCGGGCCATCGACGACCCCAACGACACGTTGAGTCTCATCGCGGCGTTGCGGTCGCCGCTCTACGGATGTTCCGACGTCGACCTCTACGAGTACCACCAGGCGCATCGCCGGTGGAGCCTGCGCAACGACACGCCCGACCAACTCGGCGACGACCATCCCGTCGTGTCGGCCCTGGCGCACCTGCGCACGCTGTGGGAACAGCGCTGGTGGATCACCCCGGCCAACATGCTCGAGCGCGTCCTGCGAGAGCGCCACGGGTTCCTGCTCGGCTACGGCACACGACGGCCGGCAGAGGTGTGGCGACGGCTTCGGTTCCTCGTCGACCAGGCGCGCTCGTTCGAAGAATCGAACGGTGGCGGGCTGCGTTCGTTCCTCGACTGGGCGGCGTTGCAGTCGTCCGACGGTTCACGCGTGCACGAGCCGATGCTGCCCGAGACCGATGACGACGCCGTGCAGATCATCACCATCCACGGTTCGAAGGGGCTCGAGTTCCCGATCACGATCCTGTCGGGGATGACCACCGCTGCCGCGGGGCGCCGCAACGGCGTCAGCGTGCTGTGGGGAGCCTCGGGGCCGCCGGAGGTGAAGTTGCGCGCCGGCGTCGCAACGGCCGAACACTCGACGCGCGCCGACATCGAAGAGGAGATGGACGATCACGAGAAGCTGCGCTTGCTGTATGTGGCAGCCACCCGCGCTCGCGATCACCTGATCGTGTCGGGCCATCACAAGGCGAGCAACAACGAGCAGGCGTCGTTCGCGACCCGCATGGCCATGTTCGGTGCGACACACCCCGAGCTGTGCCGCACCGTCGACCTCACCGGTCTCGACGGAGCGGGTCGACAACGCGATGAGCCAGGCGACCGCACTGCCTCCACGGAAACCACATCTCCCACGGGGGCCACGACGACCAGCGATGCGGCAGCCGGCTCAGCGGCCGGCGCCGACCCCACCGCTGCATTGACCGAGCGGCAGCGTTGGATCGACGAGCGGGCAGCGCTCGTGGCGCCGTTCGACCGCCCGCGGACCCTGTCGGCCACCGCGATCGCTCGCAGCGTCGATGCCACCGTCGCCGACACCGACGACGACACCGTCGAACCGTCCCCGGGCGAGGGGCCGGCGGTCGTACGCAAGAAGGGCCGCGCCGGATCGGCGATCGGCAGCGCCGTGCACGCCACGCTCGAGTTCGTCGACTTCCACACGCGTGCCGAACTTGCCGCGCTCACGACCCGTCAGTGTGAGCTGCACGCCATTCCCGATGCCATCGACGTCGTGCTGGCGCTGGTGACGTCGGCGCTCGATTCCGATGCCGTCGAGCTGGCGCGGGCACATCGGTCGTACCGAGAGCTGTACGTCGCTGCACCGTTGGGCGACGTGATGGTCGAGGGCTACATCGACCTGCTCGTCGAGACGCCCGACGGGCTGGTCATCGTCGACTACAAGTCCGACAGCGCATCGTCGCCGAGGGAGATCGACGAGAAGCTCGCCGCCTACGAACTCCAGGGAGCGGCCTACGCCGTCGCACTCGAAGCGAGCACCGGTCTCGACGTGGCCGAGTGTCGGTTCGTGTTCTGCAAGTCGAACGGAGCGATCGAGCGGTCGGTCGACGACCTCGCCGGGGCGAAGCAGCGGGTACGCGATGCCGTCGCTGCCGGAATCGATCCGAGTCGCCCGGCACCGACCGCATCATCCGAACCGATGAGCCCGGCGGTCGAGCCGGCGTCGATCGACGAGGTGCCGCCACCCACCGATGCCGACGCCCCGCCGCTCGACGAGCCGGGCCAGGCCAGCCTCTTCGACATCTGA
- a CDS encoding TIGR03857 family LLM class F420-dependent oxidoreductase: MNASSDSSSPRFPELGFYTLAGGAQDPRELLSECRDAEDLGLGAVFISERFNVKEAVTLSGAAAAATSSMQIITGATNHNTRHPMVTASYATTMHRLTGGRFVLGIGRGIKPMFDAYGLDSITTAQMEDFAGVMRRLWHGETVVGHDGPMGSYPALRLDPTFDEDIPLGLVAFGPNSLALGGRCFDHVILHTFFTDETLQRCVETVKRAAEKAGRDPASVTVWSCYATIGDHLPEPLRLKKTVGRLATYLQAYGDLMVETNRWDPAVLAAFRSDEMVRTFPGAIDAKATTEQLEHIATLIPDEWLAPAANGSASECARAVRRQIDLGADSVIMHGASPAELAPIVDEYAALPRP, encoded by the coding sequence GTGAACGCCTCGTCCGACTCCTCGTCACCTCGATTTCCCGAACTCGGCTTCTACACCCTCGCCGGTGGCGCCCAAGATCCTCGCGAGCTGCTGAGCGAGTGCCGCGACGCCGAGGACCTCGGTCTCGGAGCGGTGTTCATCAGCGAACGCTTCAACGTGAAGGAAGCGGTGACGTTGTCGGGCGCCGCTGCAGCGGCGACCTCGTCGATGCAGATCATCACCGGCGCCACCAACCACAACACGCGACATCCGATGGTGACCGCGTCGTATGCCACCACGATGCACCGGCTCACCGGCGGGAGGTTCGTCCTCGGCATCGGACGCGGCATCAAGCCGATGTTCGACGCGTACGGGCTCGATTCGATCACCACCGCACAGATGGAGGACTTCGCCGGCGTGATGCGTCGGCTGTGGCACGGCGAGACCGTGGTCGGACACGATGGCCCGATGGGGTCGTACCCGGCGCTCCGGCTCGACCCCACGTTCGACGAAGACATCCCGCTCGGCCTCGTCGCGTTCGGACCGAACTCGCTCGCGTTGGGCGGGCGCTGCTTCGATCATGTGATCCTGCACACGTTCTTCACCGACGAGACGTTGCAGCGGTGCGTCGAGACCGTGAAGCGTGCCGCCGAGAAGGCCGGGCGAGATCCGGCGAGCGTCACGGTCTGGTCGTGTTACGCCACGATCGGCGACCACCTGCCCGAGCCGTTGCGGCTGAAGAAGACCGTCGGCCGGCTCGCCACGTATCTCCAGGCCTACGGCGACCTGATGGTCGAGACGAACCGATGGGACCCGGCCGTGCTCGCAGCGTTCCGCTCCGACGAGATGGTTCGTACGTTCCCGGGGGCGATCGATGCAAAGGCCACGACCGAGCAACTCGAGCACATCGCCACGCTCATTCCCGACGAGTGGCTCGCTCCGGCGGCCAACGGGTCGGCGTCGGAGTGCGCACGTGCGGTCCGTCGACAGATCGACCTCGGCGCCGACAGCGTGATCATGCACGGCGCGAGCCCGGCCGAACTCGCGCCGATCGTCGACGAGTACGCCGCACTCCCCCGTCCCTGA
- the lhpI gene encoding bifunctional Delta(1)-pyrroline-2-carboxylate/Delta(1)-piperideine-2-carboxylate reductase — protein MQFFEPAQVADALPWLALVEAIEHTVADPGARAPERTVHPVATTDGTEALLLLKPGWVIGDVIAVKVATFFPDNGARDLPTVNAGVVLFSGVDGTMIGACDGNELTTRRTAAASAVAAKRLVRHDAQRLLVVGTGALAPMVAAAHCSVHDYASVEVWGRNDVKAAAAVETARRCGVEASVCADLDAAVAAADVISCVTASTTPLVRGSLLRPGTHVDLIGSFTPEMRETDDDVIRRGAVWVDSYDDGVLAGDLAQPLAAGVLHLDEIRGDLRELIVGDCPARDDDDQITVFKSAGIALEDVAAARLVFGSS, from the coding sequence ATGCAGTTCTTCGAACCCGCTCAGGTCGCGGACGCGCTGCCGTGGCTCGCACTGGTCGAGGCGATCGAGCACACCGTCGCCGACCCGGGTGCGCGAGCGCCGGAACGCACGGTGCACCCGGTGGCGACCACCGACGGCACCGAGGCGCTGCTGCTCCTGAAGCCAGGATGGGTCATCGGTGACGTGATCGCGGTGAAGGTGGCGACCTTCTTCCCCGACAACGGCGCTCGCGATCTACCGACCGTGAACGCCGGGGTCGTGCTCTTCAGCGGCGTCGACGGGACGATGATCGGCGCGTGCGACGGCAACGAGCTCACGACGCGCCGTACCGCGGCGGCGAGTGCCGTGGCCGCGAAGCGACTGGTTCGGCACGACGCGCAGCGACTGCTCGTCGTCGGTACCGGAGCGCTCGCTCCGATGGTGGCTGCGGCGCATTGCTCGGTACACGACTATGCGTCGGTCGAGGTGTGGGGGCGCAACGACGTGAAGGCCGCAGCGGCGGTCGAGACAGCACGGCGGTGTGGCGTGGAGGCGTCGGTGTGTGCCGATCTCGACGCGGCTGTGGCGGCTGCCGACGTGATCTCGTGCGTGACCGCCTCGACGACGCCACTGGTCCGTGGGTCGCTGCTCCGACCGGGAACGCACGTCGATCTCATCGGCTCGTTCACGCCGGAGATGCGCGAGACCGACGACGATGTGATCCGCCGAGGCGCGGTGTGGGTCGACTCGTACGACGACGGCGTGCTCGCCGGTGACCTCGCCCAGCCGTTGGCCGCTGGCGTGCTGCACCTCGACGAGATCCGGGGCGACCTACGCGAGCTGATCGTCGGCGACTGCCCGGCGCGGGACGACGACGACCAGATCACGGTGTTCAAGTCGGCGGGCATCGCGCTCGAAGACGTGGCCGCGGCCCGACTCGTGTTCGGGAGCAGCTGA
- a CDS encoding PD-(D/E)XK nuclease family protein: MIDSIEATEYGRRASEALSEAIAQAKASGPLAPVTVIVPSNFVGLSARRLVGSGELRAGSRQGIANVSFVTPFRLAELVAADLLLDRQPITNPVLGAAVRQVLADDPDVYRAVAEHEATEAALAALFAELSNVDEAGLESIEEEGSTAARLAVTFHRRIAEKLAAFHTEHDLATEAAERLDLAERLAPMGHLVWYLPAPVTPAIGRFLGEALRAASSSSVIVGLTGVEAADEPVWRACEAAGVPRTSGEVSAPVASSIVSVTDGPEEIREVCSAVAELVADGVALDRIGVFFPTPDPYVRIIEQQFGAAGIPINGPDPRRLSDSVAGRTLLGALGLPAVRWRRDRVMEVVSGGPLRFADEPIRPTIWDQLSREAGVVIDHADWRRKIEHDQARTEQWIADLADEPASDSTEYRLRRLRDRVADGKRLVEFVDELHRSVRAVDIATSWTEKCAAARDLLHSLLGSERTHGTWPDQEQEAFARVEDALSRLAALDQIEPTPSTAVFQRALGAELDVARARHGRFGHGVVYGPIATAVGHDLDAVFVVGCAEGVLPVPRRDDAILPDALRLRALDQLEPRAARLHHQHRAFLAALAAAPPERRVLTFARGDLRSNRRALPSRWLLDSASAMVGHRVVATDFDTLDQNVVRHVSSFASALRDGGVSCVAERDLATLGTDVTDGADPVEHGLAQLVGKGFAAQVQRAGSAFTEFDGNLGARVGADNFPLPGVGDRAMSPSRLETWASCGFRYFLGYVLEVSDRDDPERNEELSALDRGSLIHKALEQFISEAIESGPPAPSEPWPTEAVVRLHEIADDLCDEYVAIGRTGRRANWRVQRDDLHDLLDAFVHADNAYRASHGATPAFVELDLGVKSGEVVPIELPNGDAITLRGMIDRVDTTADGRVLINDYKSGKGKKYDDLTDDPFLAGTTLQLGMYAEGAMQATGASSASAHYWLVERAGQQHHGYEWTDEKRTRFHEVLTAITTGIASGVFAAAPGDWDTFRLTNDNCGYCDFDSVCVRDRGDHAAAKASAPELAVRVALTPPEPNDDDDEVER; the protein is encoded by the coding sequence GTGATCGACTCCATCGAAGCAACCGAGTACGGGCGCCGTGCCTCCGAGGCGCTCTCGGAGGCGATCGCTCAGGCCAAGGCGTCGGGTCCGCTCGCTCCGGTCACGGTGATCGTGCCGAGCAACTTCGTCGGACTCTCGGCGCGGCGCTTGGTCGGTTCGGGGGAACTGCGGGCCGGGAGCCGCCAGGGCATCGCCAACGTCTCGTTCGTCACCCCGTTCCGTCTCGCCGAACTCGTCGCCGCCGACCTGCTGCTCGATCGGCAACCGATCACCAACCCGGTGCTGGGTGCCGCGGTCCGACAGGTGTTGGCCGACGACCCCGACGTGTACCGGGCGGTCGCCGAACACGAAGCGACCGAAGCGGCGCTGGCCGCGCTCTTCGCCGAGCTGTCCAACGTCGACGAGGCGGGTCTCGAATCGATCGAGGAGGAGGGCTCCACGGCCGCTCGTCTGGCGGTCACCTTCCATCGGCGGATCGCCGAGAAGCTCGCGGCGTTCCACACCGAACACGACCTCGCCACCGAGGCAGCCGAACGTCTCGACCTGGCCGAACGACTCGCACCGATGGGGCACCTGGTGTGGTATCTGCCCGCTCCGGTCACGCCGGCGATCGGCCGCTTCCTCGGCGAGGCGCTGCGAGCCGCATCGTCGTCGTCGGTCATCGTCGGTCTCACGGGTGTCGAGGCTGCCGACGAGCCCGTGTGGCGGGCGTGTGAAGCCGCAGGCGTGCCACGCACCAGCGGGGAGGTGTCGGCGCCGGTCGCCTCGTCGATCGTGTCGGTCACCGACGGCCCCGAAGAGATCCGTGAGGTGTGCAGCGCGGTCGCCGAGCTCGTCGCCGACGGCGTCGCACTCGATCGCATCGGGGTGTTCTTCCCCACCCCCGACCCGTATGTGCGCATCATCGAGCAGCAGTTCGGGGCGGCAGGCATCCCGATCAACGGGCCCGACCCGCGTCGCCTCTCCGATTCGGTGGCCGGGCGAACGCTGCTCGGCGCGCTGGGGCTGCCCGCCGTACGTTGGCGTCGCGACCGGGTGATGGAGGTCGTGAGTGGCGGGCCGCTTCGTTTCGCCGACGAGCCCATCCGGCCGACGATCTGGGACCAGCTCTCACGCGAGGCGGGCGTCGTGATCGACCACGCCGACTGGCGCCGCAAGATCGAACACGATCAGGCCCGCACCGAGCAGTGGATTGCCGATCTCGCCGACGAGCCTGCGAGCGACAGCACCGAGTATCGCCTCCGACGGCTTCGCGACCGCGTGGCCGACGGGAAGCGGTTGGTGGAGTTCGTCGACGAGCTGCATCGCTCGGTCCGAGCGGTCGACATCGCCACGAGCTGGACCGAGAAGTGCGCGGCCGCACGCGACCTGCTGCACTCGCTCCTGGGCTCGGAACGCACGCATGGCACGTGGCCCGACCAGGAGCAGGAGGCGTTCGCCCGGGTCGAGGACGCCCTCTCTCGTCTCGCCGCGCTCGATCAGATCGAACCCACGCCGTCGACCGCGGTCTTCCAGCGAGCCCTCGGCGCCGAACTCGACGTGGCTCGCGCCCGACACGGTCGTTTCGGCCACGGAGTCGTGTACGGGCCCATCGCCACGGCGGTCGGGCACGATCTCGACGCCGTGTTCGTGGTCGGTTGCGCCGAGGGCGTCCTGCCGGTTCCACGCCGTGACGATGCGATCCTGCCCGACGCGTTGCGCCTGCGTGCGCTCGACCAGCTCGAACCGCGGGCGGCTCGGCTGCACCATCAGCATCGAGCGTTCCTGGCCGCGCTCGCCGCAGCGCCGCCCGAGCGTCGCGTCCTCACGTTCGCGCGGGGTGACCTCCGATCCAATCGACGAGCGCTGCCCTCGCGCTGGTTGCTCGATTCGGCATCGGCGATGGTGGGGCATCGCGTCGTCGCGACCGACTTCGACACACTCGACCAGAACGTGGTGCGTCACGTCAGTTCATTCGCCTCGGCGCTCCGCGATGGCGGTGTCAGCTGTGTGGCCGAACGCGACCTGGCGACGCTCGGCACCGACGTCACCGACGGAGCCGATCCCGTCGAGCACGGGCTCGCTCAGCTGGTGGGCAAAGGATTCGCCGCACAAGTGCAACGGGCGGGGTCGGCGTTCACCGAGTTCGACGGCAACCTCGGTGCGCGCGTCGGAGCCGACAACTTCCCACTCCCGGGCGTCGGCGACCGAGCGATGTCGCCTTCCCGCCTCGAGACCTGGGCGAGCTGCGGGTTCCGATACTTCCTCGGCTACGTCCTCGAGGTCAGCGATCGTGACGACCCGGAACGCAACGAGGAGTTGTCGGCGCTCGACCGTGGGTCGCTCATCCACAAGGCGCTCGAGCAGTTCATCAGCGAAGCGATCGAGTCGGGGCCGCCGGCTCCGTCCGAACCGTGGCCAACCGAGGCGGTGGTCCGCCTGCACGAGATCGCCGACGATCTGTGCGACGAGTACGTGGCGATCGGCCGGACCGGGCGACGGGCGAACTGGCGGGTGCAGCGCGACGACCTGCACGATCTGCTCGATGCGTTCGTCCACGCCGACAACGCGTACCGAGCGAGCCACGGAGCGACCCCGGCGTTCGTCGAACTCGACCTCGGAGTGAAGTCGGGCGAGGTGGTGCCGATCGAGTTGCCCAACGGCGACGCGATCACGCTGCGCGGCATGATCGACCGCGTCGACACCACCGCCGACGGTCGCGTGCTCATCAACGACTACAAGTCGGGGAAGGGCAAGAAGTACGACGACCTGACCGACGACCCGTTCCTGGCGGGAACCACACTGCAACTGGGGATGTACGCCGAGGGCGCCATGCAGGCCACCGGCGCCTCGTCGGCATCGGCGCACTACTGGTTGGTCGAACGAGCCGGGCAGCAGCACCACGGCTACGAGTGGACCGACGAGAAGCGCACCCGATTCCACGAGGTGCTCACGGCGATCACCACCGGCATCGCATCCGGCGTGTTCGCCGCGGCGCCGGGCGACTGGGACACGTTCCGGCTGACCAACGACAACTGTGGCTACTGCGATTTCGACAGCGTGTGCGTCCGCGACCGCGGTGACCACGCCGCTGCGAAGGCGTCGGCGCCCGAACTCGCGGTGCGCGTGGCCCTCACGCCCCCCGAGCCGAACGACGACGACGACGAGGTCGAACGATGA
- a CDS encoding TauD/TfdA family dioxygenase, translating into MAIVEYSELQPLDDVVEPNWWAGEAAVDPESYTIDCAGMGLGAADLRRGSSFAQLVRDTYDRVGLVHLTNTGLTELVDMRAAAKLIIDDEMSYEGGANPRGNIEPNVYEIGAPLSAWLHYHHEMAYVGRSTRVISFLAKETLPVPDDGSPSRGATWVSDSVAVTDKLLSTPLGQKLKDLGVCYHRNLTDQEQFLGKTEFGVYNHWQKSFGTDDPNLAASRARDQRLAVEWGDNRLLKTRFYCPAFEYFPGLDRNVLYSSLADHGMWFDTWPLVQHLPYDERPLHMTFGDDSEISRDEIQQWIDLYDEFGSPINWRQGDVGIICNYRFAHGRPGISLHDGEARKLGVVLGNQYDRVGVRTDAW; encoded by the coding sequence ATGGCCATCGTCGAATACTCAGAACTGCAGCCGCTCGACGACGTCGTGGAGCCGAACTGGTGGGCGGGTGAAGCCGCCGTCGACCCGGAGAGCTACACCATCGACTGTGCCGGCATGGGCCTCGGTGCCGCCGACCTGCGCCGCGGGAGTTCGTTCGCTCAGCTCGTGCGCGACACGTACGACCGCGTCGGGCTCGTGCACCTCACCAACACCGGCTTGACCGAGTTGGTCGACATGCGTGCCGCCGCCAAGCTCATCATCGACGACGAGATGTCGTACGAGGGTGGAGCGAACCCCCGCGGCAACATCGAGCCCAACGTCTACGAGATCGGTGCACCACTCTCGGCATGGCTGCACTACCACCACGAGATGGCCTACGTGGGCCGCAGCACGCGCGTGATCAGCTTCCTCGCCAAGGAGACCCTCCCGGTTCCGGACGACGGGTCGCCGAGCCGCGGAGCGACCTGGGTGTCGGATTCGGTCGCCGTCACCGACAAGCTGCTCAGCACGCCACTCGGACAGAAGCTGAAGGATCTCGGGGTCTGCTACCACCGCAACCTCACCGACCAGGAGCAGTTCCTCGGCAAGACCGAGTTCGGCGTCTACAACCACTGGCAGAAGTCGTTCGGCACCGACGACCCGAACCTGGCGGCGAGCCGGGCGCGTGATCAGCGTCTGGCCGTCGAATGGGGCGACAACCGCCTGCTCAAGACCCGCTTCTACTGCCCGGCGTTCGAGTACTTCCCAGGGCTCGATCGCAACGTGCTCTACAGCAGCCTCGCCGACCACGGCATGTGGTTCGACACCTGGCCGCTCGTGCAGCACCTCCCCTACGACGAACGGCCGCTGCACATGACGTTCGGCGACGACAGCGAGATCTCCCGCGACGAGATCCAGCAGTGGATCGACCTGTACGACGAGTTCGGCAGCCCGATCAACTGGCGCCAGGGCGACGTCGGCATCATCTGCAACTATCGCTTCGCTCACGGACGGCCCGGCATCAGCCTCCACGACGGTGAAGCACGCAAGCTCGGTGTCGTCCTCGGCAACCAGTACGACCGCGTCGGGGTCCGCACCGACGCCTGGTGA